Part of the Faecalibacterium duncaniae genome, TGGGCCTGTTCCACGGCGAGTGCGTGGCGCTGGGGATGCTGCCCATGATCGAATCCAAGGCGCTGCAGAAGCGGGTGCGGGCGGTCTACCGCCGCATCGGCCTGCCCACCCGCACCACCTATAACAAGGAAAAGGTGCTGGCCGAGATGCTGCACGATAAAAAGGCTCAGGGCGGCCAGATCACGGTGATCAAGGTGCCGGGTCTGGGCTGCTGGCGGGCCGAGACCATCCCCGTGGAGGGCCTGCGCCCCCTGCTGGGTGTGGAGGAGTAAGCCATGAAAAACACCTTTGGCAGCGACCTTTCACTGACCATTTTTGGCGAGAGCCACGGCAGGGCTGTCGGCGCGGTGCTGGACGGCATGGCAGCGGGCGTGCCTGTGGAGGAAGCCTTTCTTGCTGCCTGCATGGACAAGCGCCGTGCCCGGGGCGACGGCCTTTCCACCCCCCGTGTGGAGGGGGATGCGGTGCAGTTTTTGTCCGGCGTGGTCAACAGCCGCACCACCGGCACCGCCATTGCCCTGATGATCGAAAACCAGAACACCCGCAGCGGCGACTATGCCAAAACGGCTGACCTGCTGCGGCCCGGCCATGCGGATTACACCGCCTACGCCAAGTACCACGGCTATCAGGATGCCCGGGGCGGCGGCCACTTTTCGGGCCGCGTCACCGCCGCGCTGGTGGCGGGCGGCGCTTTGGTGCTGAGAGCCCTGAACCGGGCCGGGATCGAGATCGTGACTCACATCGGGCGGTGTGCCGGGATCAGCGATGCCCCCTTTGCGCTGGATGATCCCGCCGCGCTGGCGGCGCAGGCCGAGGCACTGCTGAACAAGTCCGAGGACTTTGCCCTGCTGGACGGCAGTGTGGAGGAACCCATGAAAGCTGCCATCCGTGCCGCCGGTGCCGAGGGCGACAGTGTGGGCGGTGTGCTGGAGACCGCCATTCTGGGCCTGCCCGCAGGCGTGGGTGAACCCTATTTCGACAGCGTGGAGAGCAAGCTCTCTCACCTGGCCTTCTCCATCCCGGCGGTCAAGGGCATCGAGTTCGGTTCCGGCTTCGGCTTTGCGGACCAGAAGGGCTCGGAGGCCAACGATGCCTTCCGGATGCAGGGGGAGCGCATCGTCACCGCCACCAACCACAATGCGGGCCTGAACGGCGGCAT contains:
- the aroC gene encoding chorismate synthase, yielding MKNTFGSDLSLTIFGESHGRAVGAVLDGMAAGVPVEEAFLAACMDKRRARGDGLSTPRVEGDAVQFLSGVVNSRTTGTAIALMIENQNTRSGDYAKTADLLRPGHADYTAYAKYHGYQDARGGGHFSGRVTAALVAGGALVLRALNRAGIEIVTHIGRCAGISDAPFALDDPAALAAQAEALLNKSEDFALLDGSVEEPMKAAIRAAGAEGDSVGGVLETAILGLPAGVGEPYFDSVESKLSHLAFSIPAVKGIEFGSGFGFADQKGSEANDAFRMQGERIVTATNHNAGLNGGISNGMPVVFRTAVKPTPSIYKTQDTVDYIAKKDAELSIQGRHDPCIVPRAAIVQTCAAALAVGDLLTAKYGMAWMEDPTGYRKEVL